Sequence from the Stenotrophomonas sp. 364 genome:
TTCCCTCGTGCGCCTCGCCGTGCGCGCGCTGCTGATTCCCGCGCTTCTGTGCACGGTTGCGTTCGCCGCGTCTGCGCAGGACGGACGCCTGGGCGCTGCAGTGGATATCGCCTCCAAGAACCGCAGTCCACCCATCTACCCACCCGCGGAATACCGTGCGGGCATCGAGGGCGAGCTGTTGATCGAGGTGCATGTCGATGCGCAGGGGCAGCGCACGGCCACCACGATCGTGCACAGCAGTGGCTCGGACGTGTTGGATCAGTCCGCCCTGCGGGCCAGTGCCACATGGACGTACATCGCCGGAACGGAGAACGGCCAGCCGGTGGCGGGCACGGTGCGGATACCCGTGGTGTTCAAGCTGCCCTGATCGGGTAGAGCCGGGCTCTGCCCGGCTGGGTTGGTGCGCGCAAAAGGCAGCGACGTAGAGCCGGGCTCTGCCCGGCTTGGTAGGTACGCGCGAAAGGCAGCGACGTAGAGCCGGGCTCTGCCCGGCTTGGTGGGTACGCGCGAAAGGCAGCGACGTAGAGCCGGGCTCTGCCCGGCTTGGTGGGTACGCGCGAAAGGCAGCGACGTAGAGCCGGGCTCTGCCCGGCTTGGTGGGTACGCGCGAAAGGCCGCGACGTAGAGCCGGGCTCTGCCCGGCTTGGTGGGTACGCGCGAAAGGCAGCCGGGCAGAGCCCGGCTCTACGTTATGCGCGGGCCATGGCCATCAGTCGTTCGGCGATGCGTTCCAGCGGCACCATTTCTTCGGTGGCACCGAGTTTGTAAGCCGCGCCGGGCATGCCCCAGACCACGCTGGTGGCTTCGTCCTGCACCAGGGTGGGAGCGCCGGCGTTGCGCAGTTCCAACAGGCCGCGGGCGCCGTCGTCGCCCATGCCGGTGAGGATCGCGCCGATCGCGTTGGCACCCGCGCTTTCAGCCACCGAGCGGAACAGCACGTCCACCGCCGGCTTGTGCCGGTTCACCGCCGGGCCGTCGTCCACACGGCAGCGCCAGCGCGCACCGTCGCGGATGATGCGCAGGTGCTTGCCGCCGGGCGGCAGGTAGGCGTGGCCGGGTAGCACCGCTTCACCGTCGCTGGCTTCGCGCACGGACATCGCCGAATGGCGGTCCAGGCGTTCGGCGAACGGGGTGCTGAAGGTGGCAGGCAGGTGCTGGGTCATCACCACCGCCGGGGCGTCGGCGGGCATGCCTTCCAGCACCACGCGCAGCGCTTCGGTGCCGCCGGCCGAGGCGCCAATGGCGATCAGGCGGTCGGTGGTGCGGAACTGGATCGCACGCGGCACGGCGGCCGGGGCCACCGCATCCAGGGTGATGCGCGGGGCGCTGGGGCGGGCGAGGGTACGAACGCGGGAGCGCGCGGCCATCTTGACCTTGCCGATGATCTCTTCGGCATAGGCCTGCAGCCCGCGGGCGACGTCGAATTTCGGCTTGGACACGAAATCCACCGCGCCCAGCGCCAGCGCCTGCAGGGTGGTGTCGGCGCCACGTTCGGTCAGCGAGGAAATCATCACCACCGGCAGCGGGTGCAGCCGCATCAGGTTTTCCAGGAACGCCAGGCCGTCCATGCGCGGCATTTCCACGTCCAGGGTGATCACGTCCGGGGCCAGGCGCTTGATTTTCTCGCGCGCCAGCAACGGGTCGGCGGCAGTGCCGACGACCTCGATATCGCGGTCGCTGGCGAGGATTTCGCTGAGCATCTGCCGTACGACCGCGGAGTCGTCGACGATCAGCACGCGACAGGGGCCGGTGTGGGTCATTCGAACAGCTCCACGCCACCGGTGACCGGGGCCTTGGACAGGCGGGCGCGCACGGCCGATTCGGTAGCGGCCACTTCGGCTTCGTGGGCGTGCGGCAGGCGCTGCACGACGACGCGGCCGGTATCGGCGAAGAACCACACCTTGCGCGGATGGATGCCGCACAGGTCCTCGGCCAGCACCGGGATGTGCTCGGCCTGCAGGTACTGGCGCACGAACTCGGCGTTGCGCGTGCCCACCGGGTTGCTGGTGAAGCCCTTGAGCACGTTGGCACCGCCGAACACCTTCGCTTCCAGGCGCTTGCGGTGTGCGCCGCGCTTGAGCAGGTCGTTGATCAGCAGTTCCATGGCATAGCTGCCGTAGCGCGCGGGCGCGCCGTCGCCGACGTTGCCTTCCGGCAGCAGGAAGTGGTTCATGCCGCCGATCTTCAGCACCGGGTCGCGCAGGCAGGCGGCCACGCACGAACCGAGCGTGGTGGTCAACGCGGTGTCGTCGTCCACCACCAGGTACTGGGTGGGCAGCAGCTTGGCGGCGGTCACCTTGAAGCGGCTGTCGAAGTAGCGCATCACATCGTCGGTGCGGACCACGGCGTTCATGCCGGGGCTCCGGGGGCGCGCTTGTACAGGGTGCGTCCGCAGGGCTGGATCAGGTCGGCGGCGTGCAGGTAGTTCTCCGAGTGGCCGGTGTAGAGCAGGCCGTCATCGCCCATGTGCTGGATCAGCCGCGACAGGATGCCGCGCTGGGTGGGCTTGTCGAAATAGATCATCACGTTGCGGCAGAACAGGGCGTCGAACGGACCGCCGACGTCGTAGCGGTTGCTGAGCAGGTTGAGCGGGCGGAAGTCGATCAGGTCGCGCAGGGCCGGGTTGACCCGGCAGCTGCCTTCGTTGGGGCCGCTGCCGCGCTGGAAATAGCGTTTCTTGATCGCCGGGTCGAGCCCGGACACGCGGTCGATGGCGTACACGCCGCGGCTGGCGGTGGCCAGCACCTGGGTGTCCACGTCGGTGGCCAGGATCCGTACCGGCGGCTTGAGCGTGCCGAACGCTTCGCAGGCGGTGATGGCCATGGAGTAGGGCTCTTCCCCGGTGGAGGCCGCGCACGACCACAGCTGCAGAGTGCCGT
This genomic interval carries:
- a CDS encoding energy transducer TonB, coding for MRLAVRALLIPALLCTVAFAASAQDGRLGAAVDIASKNRSPPIYPPAEYRAGIEGELLIEVHVDAQGQRTATTIVHSSGSDVLDQSALRASATWTYIAGTENGQPVAGTVRIPVVFKLP
- a CDS encoding chemotaxis response regulator protein-glutamate methylesterase encodes the protein MTHTGPCRVLIVDDSAVVRQMLSEILASDRDIEVVGTAADPLLAREKIKRLAPDVITLDVEMPRMDGLAFLENLMRLHPLPVVMISSLTERGADTTLQALALGAVDFVSKPKFDVARGLQAYAEEIIGKVKMAARSRVRTLARPSAPRITLDAVAPAAVPRAIQFRTTDRLIAIGASAGGTEALRVVLEGMPADAPAVVMTQHLPATFSTPFAERLDRHSAMSVREASDGEAVLPGHAYLPPGGKHLRIIRDGARWRCRVDDGPAVNRHKPAVDVLFRSVAESAGANAIGAILTGMGDDGARGLLELRNAGAPTLVQDEATSVVWGMPGAAYKLGATEEMVPLERIAERLMAMARA
- the cheD gene encoding chemoreceptor glutamine deamidase CheD; the protein is MNAVVRTDDVMRYFDSRFKVTAAKLLPTQYLVVDDDTALTTTLGSCVAACLRDPVLKIGGMNHFLLPEGNVGDGAPARYGSYAMELLINDLLKRGAHRKRLEAKVFGGANVLKGFTSNPVGTRNAEFVRQYLQAEHIPVLAEDLCGIHPRKVWFFADTGRVVVQRLPHAHEAEVAATESAVRARLSKAPVTGGVELFE
- a CDS encoding CheR family methyltransferase; the protein is MSTPSAPATTAQNGREFEFADRDFRRVCDLIYQRVGISLAPAKRDMVYGRLSRRLRALGLRNFHDYLDQLERDGGDEWQAFTNALTTNLTAFFREPHHFEKLDTELRARAGHGTLQLWSCAASTGEEPYSMAITACEAFGTLKPPVRILATDVDTQVLATASRGVYAIDRVSGLDPAIKKRYFQRGSGPNEGSCRVNPALRDLIDFRPLNLLSNRYDVGGPFDALFCRNVMIYFDKPTQRGILSRLIQHMGDDGLLYTGHSENYLHAADLIQPCGRTLYKRAPGAPA